The following nucleotide sequence is from Mucilaginibacter sp. cycad4.
CGTAAGTACCGACAACTACTTTTAACCAGCCGTTTTGATTGGGTAATGACTTTTTGGGGATTTCATTGGCTTGAATCGCTATATGAGCAGGATTTTCGGCTTTGTTTCTCGCGGGCAGGTTTATCCAAAATTGAAAGGCCTGAATAAATTTACTCTCTGTTTGCGAGTCGTAATTTAAATTTTCATCATGGATTATTCCATTGCCTGCTTTCATCCACTGTGTCCCTCCTGAATGAATTAACGCCTCATTCCCCGCACTGTCAAAATGCTCTACTTCGCCTTGAAGAACATAAGTTAATGTTGCAATGCCCCGGTGCGGATGAGCCCCCATACCATTTTTAGTTATTATTTTTTTAACCACGGGCGAAACATAATCCAGAAATACAAATGGACCAACTTTGTTAGCGTACCGATTGGGTAACATACGTTGGATCGATAGCGAGCCAACTGCAGCTTCATGGCCTTTTGTAGTGAAACTTGTTTTCTTTTTCATTTTCTCAATTGTTTTGACTTAACCATTCTCGGAGCGTCACAAATTCGCGGTCGGAAATCTCTTTTGCCGATTCGATACGTGAAGTTGAATTTGGTCCCATATATGTGTGCTTTTCAAAATACCCGAACATCTCTGCTAATTCCTTTGCTCCTTCAAAAAAGGTTGAAAACATTTCAGGTGTCACTTGTGAAAAGGTGTAGTCTTTGCCATGATGTTTATATGCTTCAATAATATCATTAAAGCTGTACAAGTCTGTTGCCATTGAAAGGTAATCACCATTTCCAACTTTTTCGGGTTGCAAAAATGCACCTGTGACAACTTTACCAAGATCATTAATGTCCGACATGTGAATCGCTTTTGTCGCGGGGTCTATCGGCAGTGTCCAACCGATTGTACCATCCTGTTTGGGCTGTGGACCAAGTATTCCGACAAGATTTTGGAAATAAAATGGGGGTTGAACAAACGTTGAGTATTTAAAGCCAGCATTTTTTACCAAATCATCTACTTTAGCTTTGCCGGTAAAATGGGGAACCTCAAACGTTGCTTTACTAATGATTTCAACATCTGGAAGTGTTGACCAAATGAAATGTTGGACACCCGTCGCCTTAGCTGCTTTAATGGCATTTTTACCTTGGACGATTTCATCAGCACCTTCCCAAAAGTTGGTCACCGCAAATACACCATAAACGTTAATAAAGGCATCTTTTAATGATTGTAAATCTTTTAAATCTGCATAAACTACTTCCTGTGCCCTACCAGAATATTTTTCCGGATTACGGGTTATTGCTCTTACATTAAAAGAGCCCTCATTCACAAGAGTGTTTACGATAGCATTGCCCTGTGATCCTGTTGCACCAATTACTGCAATTGTCTTTTTTTTTATTTGATTTTCCATTATAATTATTTTTTTCAGAAAACCTGTTTGCTTTTCATTTATGATGATAGGAATACAATCCTTTCAAAGTCAATAAAAAACAACGGGTATTAATTGACATATTATCCTTATGAATACTTAATTCATTCTTTATTCGTAATTCATTTGCAGTGTAAAATTGAATCAAAAAGAAGCCTTAAAGCGATGATGTTTGATAAAAAAAACCGTTGATAAATATCAACGGTTTTTCTTCGATCTGAAATTTAAAGGTCAATAGAGCGCTTAAAACATTCCATTGGGATTGGCTGCAGGAATATTGGGTGCAAGCCAGGGTGCGGCGTTTTGAGGTGTGCCGACAAGCTGTAAACAATCTCAGTGTTCAAGAGCCTTGCCTTCGTCATTCATAAGAAATATATCGACATCCGCAATTCCCGTGTCGTTCGGATCATCGTCGAAAAGGTTCAGGAAATTAACATGAGCAAATACATAATCATCCACGGCAATTATCTTATGTACAATTGCACGCGCGAAGGGGCGGGCGCGCAAGGCAACTGCACCGTTAATCGCAGAACTTCCGCCTAAAATTTTGCCCTGGGTGCATCCGATACACGTCCGAGAGCCCCCTTTTCGGTTTTATAAGCCCAGTCGTGTGTTGGATCTCCGCCAAGAACATCACTACTTAAAAGCACAGAAGAATAGTCCCAGAGCCGATATGCAGGACTATTTCCGAAAAAGCTGGATTTGAAACTACAATAGCGATATGCTTTGTCCCTGAGAGATTGTTCGGCTTAGGAAGATCAACTGTCTAAAACGACAGTAATAATGCAGAAAAAAATACCGCTGTAACCACTGATCGTTCTTTCATTTTTGTATGTTAACAAACACATAAAAAGATTTTATTTTGTCATCTTTAAAAAAAACGATGTCTGTACCTGTTAGTACCGATGGAGCACCTGTTGGACCAACACCCCATTCCAGTTTACCAACATCGTTGTGCAAGACAATGGGTATTGATTGATTTATTGAAAAATCAGGAGGGAGACTATTTAACAGGCTGGCAACTTTTTGACTGATTGCATCATATCCTGAGAAAGTTTCATCGTCCATGTCAAACATTACGATATCCTCCGCATAAATGCTTTTTATGGCTTTCATTCTAAGTACTTCATCACGTTGATTCCAAACTTGGTTTAAATGTTCTACCATCAATTGTTCTAATTTTTGCTTCATACTATTTATTTTTGTTGATTTAATAGCCAATTGTAAACGGTTGCCCTAAATATTGTTGGTTTTCAATCTCGTCGACCAATGCAACCGCGTAGTCCTCGAATGAAATCGTGCTTTCTCCTTTTTTATCAGCAATCAGGTTGGTAGTGCCTAACCTGAATTTGCCGGTGCGTTCGCCAGCCTGTATCATTGCAGCCGGATTAAAATAAGTCCAGTTTTTTAATCCTGAATTCTCATAAAACTTCTGCACTTCTCCATGCGCAAAAATTGGCGGATAATATTCACTTGGTATTTTACTCATAATGTCGGCATTATCAAGCATCCTTACACCAGGTGCAATCTCATTATTAGTACCTCCGCCAACGGCAATAACTCTTGTTTGCTGTTGGCCTTTTAATGCATTGATTAAGTTTTGATGAGCTTTTTTGAACTGTTCCGGCGTTAGCCCAGTATAAAGTGATATTGCCGATACAATAACGTCCTTACCCATTATTAATGCGGGTAGTTCTACCTCATTTAGCAAGTCCCCTTTAACAACCGTTAAATTTGCGTTCTTCAATTTTAGAAGTTCCGGCTTGCGTTGCACAGACGTTACCTCATGTCCTCGATTCAAGGCTTCGTTTAAAATCCTCTGGCCAATATTGCCAGTTCCTCCAAATAATAAAATTTTCATGTTTCTTAGTTTGTGCTATTTTGTTGTTGAAATAACAATGCGAAATTGATTCAAAACCAAGTCATAAAACGATGAGAAATGATAAAAAAACCCATTGATAAATGTCAATGGCTTTATCTGAAGTAAAATTTAGCCCGAAGCATATTTCTGAGAGCTAAACTTCCACCAATTATCGTTTTCAGTTGATGAGCAACTCTTGAAGTAAGCACAACTCTGATAAAAAATGATTTTACTTTTACCAAGGGCTTATTTCGGTTGCATCCGTTATATCGTTACTAAAAAACTTACCGGTTGGTCCATTATCATCAGTTAGTGTATGTTTAATGATAAAAGCAGCTGCACTTTCGATTGTTCCTGTCCCTGCATGATAATTGAAGTCCGTTGCAGTAAAACCAGGATCAATTGCATTTACTTTAAAAGGCAAACTTTTTAGTTCATAGGCCAAAAGAATGGTGAAAGCATTCAAAGCTGCTTTTGAAGCTACGTAAGCAATCGATTTTACATCATAAAATCTCCAACTCGGATCGCTGTGTAAAGTTAAAGACGCGAGACCTGAAGTGACATTGCTGATACGTGGACTTTCAGACTTTTTAAGTAGCTCTAAGAAGGTTTGTGTAACACTGATTCCTCCAAAAAAATTGGTATCAAACACCTTATGAATCTCGTTGATAGGTGTGCCAACGGCAGTTTGAGGCTGAGGTCCGAGTATGCCTGCATTATTTATCAAAATATCCAATTTACCTTTTTCCTTTTCAATAATATTTTTCGCAGACAAAATAGTATCAGGTTTAGTAGTATCAATCTCGATCGCCTTGATATTTTTAAAACCATTTTCTTTTAGTTCTTTTATAACTGCGTTTCCCTTTTCAAGATCACGACTCCCCAAATAAACAAACAATCCCTTGTTTGAAAGTTGCCTTGCAATTTCCAAACCGATACTTCTGTTGGCTCCTGTTATTAATACTGATTTCATTTTTCCTTACTTGTTAATGTTAGTTGAATCTGATTGTATTCTAATAGGTTTTGGGTTACTTTATTTGTTCAAAAGTATTTTGGACACCTCTTCCCCCACACCTCCTGCCGAACCTGGATTTTGTCCGGTAACTAAGCGACCATCCACGACAACGTTTTTTGACCAATTGGCTGCTCTATTATATAGTGCTCCATGATTTATCAATGCTGTTTCCAGAAGAAAAGGAACTATATCCGTAGCTTGCACTTCGGCCTCTTCTTCGTTTGTAAAAGCCGCTACATTTTTACCCGAAACTAAATAGGAAGCATCCTTTAATTTTACATTAATCAAGGCAGCGGGTCCATGGCATACTGCAGAAACTACTCCGCCAGTTTCATAAATCTCACGATTTACGCTCTGGATTTTTTCATTATCCGTAAAATCCCACATGGCGCCGAGACCACCGGCATAAAACACCGCATCATAATTTGAGGATTTGATTGCTTTTATACTTGTAGTGTTTTTCAATGCTTCCCGGAACTTCGTATTATTCCAATAATGAGTATTTACCGGGTCATTCAAGTCTAAGCTCATAGGATCAATCGGCGGTTCACCGCCATTTACAGACGCGAGTTCATATTGTAAACCCGCATTTTCAAATTGCTCCAAAGCATGAGTTAATTCACTAAACCAAAATCCTGTAGGTTGACTGCTTGCGCCTTTGACATTATTACTGGTAACAACGCAAAGCACTTTTTTAATGATATTATTCATTTAGTTTAAATTGTTATGTTAATCCGTCATTTGGATAACAAAACAAAATTGCATCGAAAGCAAGCTATTCTACGTTGATAAATGATAAAAAAAAGCGTTGACAAGTGTCAACGCTTTTGTAAAAATCAAAATTTAAAACAGAAGTTATTTCATCGCCTGTTTTCTAATTCTGCTTAAAGTTTCTTTGGTTATGCCCAAAAAAGAAGCAATGATATGTTGGGGAAATCGTTGAATAAATTGGGGGTGGTGGGCAGCAAATTCTTCATAACGTTTTTCCGCCGTATTGCTAATGGTAGAATCTAATCTTCGTTGAGAGGAGATGAAACTTCTTTGGTCCATGAATCTTGTCATTTGTCCAAATGCAGGCATTTTTTCGATCAGGTCCAGCATATCAGCTACTGTGACAATGAGCAGTTCGGTATCTTCCCAGGCATCAATATTATACTTCGATGGTGTGAGCATAACAGCACTTTCACGATCGCACGCCCACCAATTTTCAAGGTACAGATAAACAATATGCTCTACACCTTTGGTGTCAACGCTGTATTGTCGCATAGCACCTTTTACAATAAAACCAACGTATTTGCTCACATCACCAGACTGCAAAAGGTATTGTTTTTTTCTTAACTTTTTGGGTTGAAAAGCTCTTATAATCAACGCTTCTTCCTCTTTCGTAAGTGGCGAGGTGGCACGTTGGTTAATATAGGCTATAAGGTTTTCATGCATT
It contains:
- a CDS encoding pirin family protein, with amino-acid sequence MKKKTSFTTKGHEAAVGSLSIQRMLPNRYANKVGPFVFLDYVSPVVKKIITKNGMGAHPHRGIATLTYVLQGEVEHFDSAGNEALIHSGGTQWMKAGNGIIHDENLNYDSQTESKFIQAFQFWINLPARNKAENPAHIAIQANEIPKKSLPNQNGWLKVVVGTYEGLRSKIPNYSEQFLYHIQLNAGTQFSITMENEVEVAAFLPMQNVMLNDTEFQAGEFIEFDKVAGEIEIKNNSLATVDILLFGGEEYTESMVAEGPFVMNSAAEIATAYRDFYAGKYGEINLATLK
- a CDS encoding NmrA/HSCARG family protein; this encodes MENQIKKKTIAVIGATGSQGNAIVNTLVNEGSFNVRAITRNPEKYSGRAQEVVYADLKDLQSLKDAFINVYGVFAVTNFWEGADEIVQGKNAIKAAKATGVQHFIWSTLPDVEIISKATFEVPHFTGKAKVDDLVKNAGFKYSTFVQPPFYFQNLVGILGPQPKQDGTIGWTLPIDPATKAIHMSDINDLGKVVTGAFLQPEKVGNGDYLSMATDLYSFNDIIEAYKHHGKDYTFSQVTPEMFSTFFEGAKELAEMFGYFEKHTYMGPNSTSRIESAKEISDREFVTLREWLSQNN
- a CDS encoding nuclear transport factor 2 family protein, producing MKQKLEQLMVEHLNQVWNQRDEVLRMKAIKSIYAEDIVMFDMDDETFSGYDAISQKVASLLNSLPPDFSINQSIPIVLHNDVGKLEWGVGPTGAPSVLTGTDIVFFKDDKIKSFYVFVNIQK
- a CDS encoding NAD(P)H-binding protein produces the protein MKILLFGGTGNIGQRILNEALNRGHEVTSVQRKPELLKLKNANLTVVKGDLLNEVELPALIMGKDVIVSAISLYTGLTPEQFKKAHQNLINALKGQQQTRVIAVGGGTNNEIAPGVRMLDNADIMSKIPSEYYPPIFAHGEVQKFYENSGLKNWTYFNPAAMIQAGERTGKFRLGTTNLIADKKGESTISFEDYAVALVDEIENQQYLGQPFTIGY
- a CDS encoding SDR family NAD(P)-dependent oxidoreductase; translated protein: MKSVLITGANRSIGLEIARQLSNKGLFVYLGSRDLEKGNAVIKELKENGFKNIKAIEIDTTKPDTILSAKNIIEKEKGKLDILINNAGILGPQPQTAVGTPINEIHKVFDTNFFGGISVTQTFLELLKKSESPRISNVTSGLASLTLHSDPSWRFYDVKSIAYVASKAALNAFTILLAYELKSLPFKVNAIDPGFTATDFNYHAGTGTIESAAAFIIKHTLTDDNGPTGKFFSNDITDATEISPW
- a CDS encoding type 1 glutamine amidotransferase domain-containing protein, with product MNNIIKKVLCVVTSNNVKGASSQPTGFWFSELTHALEQFENAGLQYELASVNGGEPPIDPMSLDLNDPVNTHYWNNTKFREALKNTTSIKAIKSSNYDAVFYAGGLGAMWDFTDNEKIQSVNREIYETGGVVSAVCHGPAALINVKLKDASYLVSGKNVAAFTNEEEAEVQATDIVPFLLETALINHGALYNRAANWSKNVVVDGRLVTGQNPGSAGGVGEEVSKILLNK
- a CDS encoding Crp/Fnr family transcriptional regulator encodes the protein MHENLIAYINQRATSPLTKEEEALIIRAFQPKKLRKKQYLLQSGDVSKYVGFIVKGAMRQYSVDTKGVEHIVYLYLENWWACDRESAVMLTPSKYNIDAWEDTELLIVTVADMLDLIEKMPAFGQMTRFMDQRSFISSQRRLDSTISNTAEKRYEEFAAHHPQFIQRFPQHIIASFLGITKETLSRIRKQAMK